In the genome of Hippoglossus hippoglossus isolate fHipHip1 chromosome 9, fHipHip1.pri, whole genome shotgun sequence, the window TATATTATCTCTTTACTGCCCTCACCTATTTGTCCTTTCAGTGTTTCATAGTCAGACTTCATTAATTGATTGGATAGATTTTAGTGACTAGAGCAGCACTAGTGtcagaaaatcaaaagcaacTGTTTTGATTAATTGTGATGCCCtatgattttaaattattttcctgATGTCTATCATTAtgataattttatttaattattatcattaatcaATAAGTAATTGGTAGATTGATTTCCCAATTAATTGCAGTTATTGGGGACAATTGTCAAAAAAAGACTGGACACCTGCATACATATGTAGCATGGCTGTAGATGTCAGTAGATGCGCCTGTGACCTCAGTGCTCCATCTGAGTGAATACAGTGCTCTGTTTCTGGTGGTCATCCTTCACATTTCCTGCCTCCTCATACAAAAGGTACCAGGATCATCTATGACCGGAAGTTCCTGCTGGAGCGTCGCAGCTCTCCGGCTGCCAAGACGCCTCCGCGAGGTCTGCCCAACATTCCAGGGGTGACCAGTCCTACCACCAAAGACCCCAAAAACAGAGAACTACTGAACAACAATGTTGCTTCACCTGAGAGCAGCAACACTGGTATGTTTACAcgtcagacacacaccacagggTGACATACAGACGGAGGGATTCAGTCCTATTGTCGTGTGAATCAACCATCAGATCATACAATGCCGCTCTTTGCTGTCTAAAATAAGATGAGAAATAAAGATTATTTGTGTAGTTTCACATTATTGAGCTTTTTCCTCATAAACCATTTACACactggcacagctgtcaggagcaATTAGGGGTTCAGTGCCGTGCCCCACGACACTTTGGCATACTGACTGGAGGAACTGGGACTCAAACCACCATCCTTCTGGTGAATGGACGGCCCACAATTTTtcatatgtttttatctttctttttaagGTGACGACGCGCAGTTTGAAATGGACATCTAGGTGGAATGAGTATTAAGATGTCAGACTAACCATCGTGATGCTGTGAAGAAAGGTTCCAGAGCACCTTTCCCATCATCCATTCCAGGAAGACAGAGGTTCACCTTCAGTATCCACAGCATCTTATGGTCTTCAAGTCTTCGTCAGTCTCGTTTACTCGTTTTgcccaaaacaaatgtgtaatGAAACCAGGCCTCAAAGCTCAAACCTGATTTACGTGTGACAACAAGTGTGCCTTCCTGTAGTGGCTACGAGTTTGAAATCAACACTGGGAAGTACTTAACACCAACAAAGCCTCATCATTTgttacagagagaaaataataataataagatttTTCAGAATTTATGTGCATTCCAGAAGGAGAAGTCCGTCACTTGATGTGCTTTTATTTCCACACATTTCTAGACACCTCTCCTCAGATGTTGCCTTGATCATGTTGAAGTTTCTGTATAAGTTTAGGTACAGTTGGATCATGCTCttaaaaatttgaaaaagtACTTCACCTGAAGTGTCATACAGAGAAtgtaaaatagatttttgttaAGGACATTTTGAAACAGATTTTCACACGGTTTGAAGAGTGATTAAAAGCATTAAAGGAAAAGCAAAcaacactttgtgtgtgtgtgtgtgttcagtgtgtgctACTAATGAGTCTCGTACTATCATGTTGGATTTGAAAAATACCTTCCACTGACATAATTTGAACAATGTCTTCAGTGTTTCACTGGTTtgaatacacatttattttgcttGGTGCCATCCAAGAGACTTAAAAGACACATTAGGttatttcatgaataaaatgaatagaaaagaTTTGGTGAAAACTGAATTATTAGCTTTTCAATTATCAAAGTGAGTGAAAACctaatatacattttcaagtGATGATTCTTGACTTGGGCTTGCATTGCAGCCTGTAGCACTTCCTGTGCTCCCCTGATTCAGCACAAGTTAGGAATCAGGAATTCCTCAAGCGGCTCCCTGATAACCTCAGTCAGTGGACTGTATAAAGAGAGGTCAATATACAACTCTGCATAACTGGGAGAAActccttcttttccttccaTTCAACATTTTGACCTCCATGTATGTGGCTTGCCCTTTGTTGATTTACTGTATACATGTTATTAAAACCTTCACCAGGCCAAACAGTCTAAttaaactcaatcaagctgcaccagatttcacacacatcACTTCCCTAAATGtacctgattttttttccatcaagatccatgaattattctttgggaCTGGACACCAATTTTTCCCAATGTATGAAGGTGAGGAGTTATATTGAGCCTGTGATGGACTAGTGATGTTTCCAGGGTATCTCCCTTTCACACATGTTAGAGGCTTCAGATGTCTATGACTCcaataaaagtaaacaaaacaataaaataatgttcAATGATTTAATGTGATCATCAAATGTTTTGGGTGACGGTAGTGAGCCATTGCCGTGGTCTGACCATGTTTGTTCAGGATGAGTAGGACCGGACATGATTTGGAGGCGATGACGCCAAGCTCAATCTACTGTGTTgtataagaagaagaagaatatttcTATTGCACCTTTCAAAAGTAgagttacaaggtgcttcacaaaatagaaatacaaatgcGAGGATATAAAGCCAGATCATACTCAGCACTGCagtgaaacaaaacagataaaagatcAACATTAAaactttaagaaaataaaagctataAAACTGCCAGTCTATAGGTTAGTGTTCAACTGCTTTTTAAGATGAGATTTGGGAccattattctttctttcttttcttattcaATGTGCTGCTGGTCTGGACTGTGTAACTACTGTTATTTAATTAAGAAATAGAAAACTCATAGTTCCATTTGTGATGGTGTAACCTTTCTAAAGTGGTGGAAATCTTACAGGCAAGGACAGAAAAGGAAACAATGCCAGAGGGAGCTGAGTCGGGACGTGTCTCGTCTCTCAGTGTGGATTGAACAGTTTCAGATGATCAGTTCCAGTCTGCCCTGTCCTTCCTCCACAGTAGCCTCAGCATCCAGACGTTGACTCTCTCCGTTCCCCTCACactgctgtctgtttgtttggggTCCACTTGTCACCTCTGCTTCCTGAtacccacccaccaccaccccgcctctccaaaacaaacaagtgcTACTGCTTCTTCTCTCCCCCCATTGATCCGTGCTTCAGTGTACTTTGTGAGTGGCTCCACTCAGTGCGCCTGTTTGATCACAATCAACAAAAGAAGCCTGGCCAGAGAGCAGCTaatgacctctgatgatgatgatgatgtgtgtgtttgcactgtgagGACCAGAGATGTGGATTGGAGGTGAGGAAGGCAAATACACTAAACTGTTTGATGGTAAACCAGGGAGAGAAGACAAGTGGGATTAAGATGTGAATGAATATCTACGAGCAGGTTGAGGGTCTGAGGAGTTTGTTAATACAGAGGGATTCTTTATAACAAGGTGTGTGGACGCACGGTAGCTGGAGTTGAGAGGTTGAATGTACATTGCTCCAAATGAAACTGACAGAAGACTGTTCATTTTTCAACAAATAAATTGTGTATGGAAGAAAATAGTAAGTTTTTAAATCTTGCAGATTAAGCAAATTAATACCTTTCTATTTTTGTTGAAACTTAGATGCCACaagattttactttgaaaatcatctttttcatttatgtgGTCTGTTACTCTtttgaatatttataaaatgtgCAATTTCCCTAACTATTCCCAGTATAGGTATATGTTTTTGATCATCCCCTTTCTCCACTTTTTTAATAGAGTTCAAGCAGCCTGACGGAATCCTGACGTCCTGTGACAAACActaaaagatacaaaaatatatatttgtcaaaAAACTGATAATCATctacatttcataaaaaaacagGCCTTTTTCACAGATTAAGATTTTGCTGAATTTAAAGTTTTCTGCAGCAGTGGAAGAAAATGAAGATATTTCTACAGGTGCCCAGACTTCTGTTGGTGACAACAAACTAACAAAGTCTCCCTGTCCAAAGGCAGTGTCTGATGTATCATTGGAACAACACTGTACTGCAGGAGGTAATATTGTGTATTGATATCAGAATGGCAAGAAAAAGaccaataaataaagttggGCAGACAGGTTGTTCAGGGCCTCAacctacagacagacaaacaacacagtCTCCAGACACGAGACCCACCGAGCTGGTTTGAGATGACAGGAGGTGAAAGTGAAGCTTAAGGTTTTTGTCAGGAAAAACAATTCTTACTTTACATTGCAGAGAAAACAccataaatgtgtttatcttATAAGTAAATCAAactcaaatttatttattttatttatatatttttacctccaccaaggagattatcttttcacccctgtccatttgtttgttggttgatttgtatgcaagattaaacaaaaactacaggagggattatcatgaaacttggtagaaggatgcgATATGGGGCAGAAAGGAACTTTTCATTGGACCTAATGAAAAATATCTGGCATGTTcaaggaactgatatctatgaatgtgaaatttggtgcagcttgattgaattgaatttacAGGGACTGTAAAgggaccttggtggaggtttgtgctctgcTGACTGCTCTTATagttttctatgttttattttcagaaacatTGGGACATTACACTGTACAAACTTCAGCAACAATGGAGGTGTTCTCAAACATTTGACTTGTAGTTTCCATGTTTGTAATTTCACCAAATTCATTCAAACCTAAAATAAGagtatccattttttttaaatgagtcaaGTTCTCAATAGCCGAGtgtttgaaaagacagaaaactccatgtttgtcaaaataaaatgtttattatttattattatgtacAAAATATACATTACAATGTATAAATAGATACAACATATAATACTTGTATAATGGAGCTTACTCCACACCAAagatagaaaatacatttgtgcaCCACCCAGTATGGATGAAATATACTTTGAGTCATTCAGCCTCATCTGATTATTTGTTGGAAAAGGCCATGAAACGGAAGTCTCACTTTAATATTTGAACATTAAGGTTGTCATGAAAACAGTAAAGAAACATATTTATGCTCTGTCAGAAGTCGCTCTTGTGACTCAGGGAAACACAcagtgatggggggggggggggccttcaGTGACAGCCACACTCCTCAACAATCATTTCCTCGTGATGACGCAGCATCAAGTCGTCGTTCTCATAGTAGAGCATGGAGAGTGGGCTGAGCCGCGTTGGCACGCAGGACGGACAAGACACTCTCTCTGGATGGCGATGACGCAAGAGGCTCTGAAAGATAGAAGAAGAattcacataaacaaacaaacaacttcaGAAAAACCTGAAGATTCTAAAGAACTCAATTGGAGTAAAACCAGAGCTTCCATCTTACCTGCATGTATGCATGGTTGGTGGGCTGGAAGGACTCATCCAGGGGTGTCGGGCAGTCTCCCTCACAGCGATATGCGTTGAACCGCTTGGGATGCACAATCCACTCGTCCCAGCCAATTTGGTCAAAGTCCACCCACATGTCTACCTTGCGACACAGCGGCCTCTGCACCGGCTCCGCTGTCGGTGCAGCTCCACCAGCCACTCTCATCCTTTCCATTCGGTTCCTTTTGTGCCGTCGACTTTGGCTGTCACTGCTGACTCTGTCCACGGTCACATACTTGGAGTTCTCCACAGTGTGAATGAGACTGTATGCAGCGTGGGCTTCCTGAGGCAGGTTGTGTTTGGAGAAGATGACCATCATGACCCGGTTTGTTATTGaatggtttatttttctttgcctcAATCCCAAATTCTTGAAGAGGGACTTGTCAGTTGTCTGCCTCTCCTCCCCAGCACCGCTCCCACTGCCTGTCTCAGCCTCTCCGGAGGCCTCCTGGCTTGACACTCTGTCTCCTTGGTACAGCCAGAATTTCAACAGAGCGGTCACATTAAAAACCTTCCAGGAAGACTTTGTGCTGCTGGGCGACGTGCCAAAGCTCCCCAGGAAAAGGTGATTGTCCTGGCATGATGTGCTGCCCGGGTCACAGCTCTGCTCCCGGGAGTGATATAAATCCACAGTGGCTCGCTCGGAGGCAGAGAAGGCTGGTAGACTGATCCGAAGCTCGGCCAGCTGGACGAGCTCGCTGGCAGAGATGGCTGACATGTCAAATGTTACTGTCCATCTGTCACCCACTTGGTGGCAACctaagaaaaaaagagaagtgtaAATGAGAactcaaactcacacacaaacagtcagcAGTTTGGGGGATTCTGGGAAAACCAGATCCCTGGACAAATGTCAAAACAGTGGAGTGGGAGGGTGAACAGAACAGGATGTGTATTGAACCCCCCTGTGCAAAGATCGTCTGAGGGCTAATATACACACCCTGTCacataaaacagagaaagcCTTTAAAGTGGAATAAGCATTTTGACACTTGCTGGGTTGTAAAAAGGGAGGGTCTGATAACACAGAGAGTGCAGCAGCCAAAGAGCTGCTGGACAACAGAGactacacaaacagaaacagacacatacacTGTCTAACTAGTTCATGCCCAGAATAAAGCTTTATtcgaaaaataataataaagtgtttACTCACTTTTAGCCTTCAGACTTAGGACAGAGTCAGAGCTGTACGCTGATGGGTTGTCAGCTGGCGTGTTGACGGCGTTGACAGCTACTGGCGACGAGGAATCGACGGTCCTGAAGGAGCGGTACAGCTGCATCATGTACAGAGGGTATCTGCTGCGATGATTAACTGAGAGGTTTCTGAATGATAGACTTCTCTCGATGCCGGCGCGAGACCTGTGGGCCCGACCGGAGAAAATATTTCCCAAAGAGCCGAGGAGGAGTGTGCAGAAAACTGTCAGCACTCTTGTTTCCATTTTGACTGAAActcacagagagcgagagagagagagagagagagagaggtgagagctccttccttccttcctccagcTGGTCTCAGGCTGAACTGACGCTGGCTGCAGACGGAGCTCCAGACAGGCCCCTTTATAGTGGACAGCTGCCCTTTGATGACCCCTGACCACGCCAGGCATCTCAGCAGACCCTCTGATCACCGGAGCACATCAGAGGGCCACAGACAAGAAAACATTTAGCCAAGGTCATTGTCCTGTCAAGCTGACCCGGCCTTTTTTTATTCAGCCTCCTccctttcaaatgtaaaaacccaTTAACAAATAACACTTTAAATCTCGTATAGCCATTAGCACCTATCTGTTTCGTATCAGTGGCACAAGTTCCGTGAGGTTTCAATGGATGAtacatgacaacaaaaaaatgaacaaatttataaatctttatttaataatgaaGAATAAATACAACACTACAACACACGCGTTCACTAGTTCCTGTGAGTCAGGAAGGAATAAAACTGTAACATGCTCAAAAACTGTGTGATGTTCAGTAAACTGTATTTCCATATGGACCCAGTGGTGATCACACAGATTTAGTTTATAATTTACACTGGCTCCAAAACAAATTCGCCGATCTGTGTTTTAATCACAGGAATATGTGAATTATTGTGTCAAGGAGAAAAATGGTTCTCGAAACTCTAACTAACAAACAAGTtatcaaataaacaataaaaagctgaaaaatgtAACAGTAAAAGTCTCTACAACAAACATTCATATACAGACAAAACGTTCATGTGTCATGTAGAGATGGAGGTTTATAAGGTCTGCTTTATAATAGtattatatcataatataataaaattgCTTCACTCTGATTGGCTCGTATGCGTTTATGTGTCATTTAACTAAATGACTGACGGCTGGTCTGTTGATGTTGTCTGGAGACTGTTCCCTCACAAAGAGCTGAAGAAGTTCTTCACCTGTGTATAAAAAGATCACAATAGATCAGAACCGGGAAACACATCAAACATCCAATCAGAAAACAAATGCACCAGCGCAATGAGCTCTCACTAAACCAAAGGCACATGAAAAATGACAGTGACCCCATGTGGTTAACGATGGCACAGCACATATAAGATCCACTAAACGAACACATACCTTTGTAATAAGCTGCTGCCGCACCTCAGGGTCCCTCTGAAACTCCACATTGGCATCGAGTCGTAACACAGGTATCTGTTTTAACTTCTCAAAGTGTATTCTGAAAAGACAGAGCCGAGCCAGTTAGACActtcaccacagcagcagaccACACACTGCTGACCG includes:
- the LOC117768511 gene encoding eukaryotic translation initiation factor 4E-binding protein 2-like: MSTDCQKTTAKAIPSTRRVTVNDAEHMPHDYCTTPGGTLFSTTPGGTRIIYDRKFLLERRSSPAAKTPPRGLPNIPGVTSPTTKDPKNRELLNNNVASPESSNTGDDAQFEMDI
- the spaw gene encoding southpaw — encoded protein: METRVLTVFCTLLLGSLGNIFSGRAHRSRAGIERSLSFRNLSVNHRSRYPLYMMQLYRSFRTVDSSSPVAVNAVNTPADNPSAYSSDSVLSLKAKSCHQVGDRWTVTFDMSAISASELVQLAELRISLPAFSASERATVDLYHSREQSCDPGSTSCQDNHLFLGSFGTSPSSTKSSWKVFNVTALLKFWLYQGDRVSSQEASGEAETGSGSGAGEERQTTDKSLFKNLGLRQRKINHSITNRVMMVIFSKHNLPQEAHAAYSLIHTVENSKYVTVDRVSSDSQSRRHKRNRMERMRVAGGAAPTAEPVQRPLCRKVDMWVDFDQIGWDEWIVHPKRFNAYRCEGDCPTPLDESFQPTNHAYMQSLLRHRHPERVSCPSCVPTRLSPLSMLYYENDDLMLRHHEEMIVEECGCH